The sequence below is a genomic window from Lysobacter stagni.
GGCGTGGTCATGCGGAACAGCTCATCCAGTCAATGCGGGTGGCGATCACTTCACCTTGATCAGCCTGGCGACGTCGGCGCGCAGCCCGGCCGGATCGAAGCCGGGAGGGTAGCGCAGAATCACGAAGCCGTAGGGATCGATCACGTAGGCCGGCACACCGTGCACGTTGCCGGTGCCGCGGTCGTCCACCCGGGGCAGTCCTGCGCGCAGGCTGGCATCGGGACGCAGCTCGCGCAGCGTGCCCGGCCGCGGCGCCGAGGCGGGCCAGCACGGCGCCTGGGTCGGGCACGCCCACAGGACGTGGACCTCGTCCGCGTCCTTGCCGAACAGCTGCCATACCGTGTTGATCTCGCGCGCGAGCGTCTCGCACTGCGCGCCGCAATCGGCCGGCGGTGCGACGACGATGCGCCAGGTGCGTTCGCCGGCCTTCCACACGTATTCGCCGCCATCGAGCAGGCGCGGCGACAGCGCGCGCAGATCGCTCGGCGGATCGAGCAGTTCGCCGTTGTTCTTCAGGCCCTGCGGACGCCAGCCCGAGAAGCGCAACAGGCCGGCAACCAGCATGCTGCCGAAGAACATCGCGAACAGCAGCACCAACAGCATGCGATTGCGACTGCGATGGGCGGAGGCGTTGGGGTCGTCGGTCATGGCGAACTCCTTATGGTCGACGGCGCTTGCGGAACGTGAGGATCAACGCGGTGGCCAGCACGGCCAGGGCCAGTGCGAACCATTGCACGGCATAGCCGCGGTGCTGCTCGGGCGGCAGCGTGTTGGGCAGCAGCTCCAGGTCGCGCTCGAAGCCGATCTTCAGCGCGGGATCCAGACGCAGCACGCGCGGCGCCAGCGGCACGGACAGCCCGGTCTCGCGCGCGATGGCCGCGAGGTCCACGCGCGGCATCAGCCAGCCCCCGCCCTGCCGCACGAGCGCGGGACCCAGCGCGAGCCCCGTGGAGGGCGGCGAGGTCAGCAGGCCGCTGAGCTGCATCGTGCCGTCCGGTCGGGGCACCGTGGGCAACGTGCGGTCGCCGGGCAACGGCAGCCAGCCCAGGTCGACCAGCA
It includes:
- a CDS encoding SURF1 family protein; translation: MSRSRTLIVGWTAALLAIALFANLGLWQSRRAVEKQAMLDAAARVLADRTPKPLSVATDAARVREYDWAAGTGSFDARDALLLDNQQRNGRAGVRAYRIFVPEQGQPLLVDLGWLPLPGDRTLPTVPRPDGTMQLSGLLTSPPSTGLALGPALVRQGGGWLMPRVDLAAIARETGLSVPLAPRVLRLDPALKIGFERDLELLPNTLPPEQHRGYAVQWFALALAVLATALILTFRKRRRP